One genomic segment of Pagrus major chromosome 13, Pma_NU_1.0 includes these proteins:
- the pigs gene encoding GPI transamidase component PIG-S: protein MATAEVERRRGQLAALSIAAVVIIIGVPLWWRTTETYRAWLPVSQITELANLQLQLCADVEVVFARGTVTPEQQKKVPLMQTQDEEHTVDEDTALRYRYDTRYRTATIMEEDALNQPTAAEADLSLHTLSESPSGSLVVYVIPESSSLLPEDVDVYIGQRRTALLRIGAQMKVGRTLEQLLAHLEPRVKQVLQVMSFSHTDITAALSDRVRLSPGNKESIADSMRAFKSSPGYEITFSLLNPDPKSHRLHWDIEGAVQTYIQPLLRKLAPLANFSIDSQTLYYAMLGVNPRFDSSRDAYILNSDSLAHVINPVEARLGSNAASSNPVLNFLLYVPDAHHSPLHINDHKKQEVPSNAFHSPRWGGIMVYNVNGFYGPEAAFPVDININMAKVMGVFLAQLRLLLGVQSPAPPPGFLVAPCSSAGIADWELDRLMWSRSVENIATATTTITSLAQLLDQIGNIVINDNIAQQVSSAVTSLQLAVAELEAGNLGFALQYSKEAILASERAFFDPSLLHLLYFPDDQKFAIYIPLFLPMCVPILLSLLKIVSEARQRHRERKAKND from the exons ATGGCTACCGCGGAAGTAG AGCGTAGGCGTGGCCAGCTTGCTGCTCTGTCCATAGCAGCGGTGGTCATCATCATAGGAGTCCCTCTGTGGTGGAGAACAACTGAAACATACCGCGCCTGGCTGCCTGTCAGTCAGATAACAGAGTTGGCTAACCTTCAG CTACAGCTTTGTGCTGATGTGGAGGTTGTGTTTGCACGTGGAACTGTGACACCAGAACAGCAGAAGAAGGTCCCACTGATGCAGACGCAGGATGAGGAACACACAGTAGATG AGGACACAGCTTTGAGGTACAGGTATGATACAAGATACCGCACGGCTACGATCATGGAGGAGGACGCCCTGAACCAGCCCACTGCTGCAG aGGCAGATCTATCTCTGCACACGCTCAGTGAGAGTCCTTCTGGTTCTTTGGTTGTGTATGTGATCCCAGAGTCATCTTCACTGCTGCCCGAG GATGTAGATGTGTATATTGGCCAGCGACGCACAGCCCTGCTGCGTATTGGAGCCCAGATGAAAGTGGGCAGGACACTAGAGCAACTGTTGGCTCACCTGGAGCCTCGGGTCAAGCAGGTGCTGCAGGTGATGTCTTTCAGCCACACTGACATCACGGCCGCCCTCAGCGACAGAGTCCGTCTCAGCCCTGGCAACAAAGAGAGCATCGCTGACAGTATGAGAGCCTTTAAGTCCAGCCCAg GTTATGAGATAACTTTCAGTCTGTTGAACCCAGACCCGAAGTCCCACCGGCTACACTGGGACATTGAGGGGGCGGTGCAGACCTACATCCAACCATTGCTGAGAAAACTGGCTCCTTTGGCTAACTTTAGCATTGACTCTCAG ACGTTGTACTATGCCATGCTCGGTGTCAACCCGCGTTTTGACAGCAGCCGTGACGCCTACATACTCAACTCTGACAGCCTCGCTCATGTCATCAACCCTGTGGAGGCGAGACTGG GCTCAAATGCTGCATCTTCCAACCCAGTGTTGAACTTTCTTCTGTACGTCCCGGATGCCCACCATTCACCCCTTCACATCAATGACcacaagaaacaggaagtgcctTCTAATGCCTTTCACTCTCCACGATGGGGTGGAATTATG GTCTATAATGTGAATGGTTTCTACGGACCAGAGGCTGCGTTCCCTGTtgacatcaacatcaacatggcCAAAGTCATGGGAGTCTTCCTTGCACAGCTTCG GCTGTTGCTGGGTGTGCAGTCGCCTGCCCCTCCCCCCGGCTTCCTGGTGGCACCTTGCAGCAGTGCAGGAATAGCTGATTGGGAGCTGGACCGTCTCATGTGGAGTCGGAGCGTGGAAAATATTGCAACAGCAACCACAACCATCACCTCACTGGCACAGCTGCTGGACCAGATTGGAAACATTGTTATCAATGACAACATCGCTCAGCAG GTGTCCAGTGCCGTCACGTCtctgcagctggctgtggctgaGTTGGAGGCCGGGAACCTCGGCTTTGCCCTGCAGTACAGTAAAGAGGCCATCTTGGCATCGGAGAGAGCATTCTTtgacccctccctcctccacctcctgtacTTCCCTGATGACCAGAAGTTTGCTATATACATACCACTCTTCCTGCCCATGTGTGTGCCTATTCTGCTGTCGCTGCTCAAAATCGTGTCTGAGgccagacagagacacagagaaagaaaagccaAGAACGACTGA
- the aldocb gene encoding fructose-bisphosphate aldolase C-B, which yields MTHQYPALTPEQKKELQDIALRIVAPGKGILAADESTGSMAKRFNPIGVENTEENRRRYRQLLFTADQRIDSCIGGVIFFHETLYQNTDDGTPFAKLIKDRGLVVGIKVDKGVVPLAGTNGETTTQGLDGLSERCAQYKKDGADFAKWRCVLKISETTPSELSIFENANVLARYASICQQNGIVPIVEPEILPDGDHDLKRCQYVTEKVLAAVYKALSDHHVYLEGTLLKPNMVTAGHSCPNKYSSEEIAMATVTALRRTVPPAVTGVTFLSGGQSEEEASVNLNSINTCPLAKPWALTFSYGRALQASALNAWRGEMSNEKAATEEFITRAEANGKAALGKYESSGTCGAAGKSLYVANHAY from the exons ATGACTCACCAGTACCCCGCACTGACTCCTGAGCAGAAGAAGGAGCTGCAGGACATCGCTCTGAGGATAGTAGCTCCAGGAAAAGGCATCCTCGCAGCCGATGAGTCCACCG GCAGCATGGCGAAACGTTTTAACCCCATCGGGGTggagaacacagaggagaaCAGGCGTCGCTACCGCCAGCTGCTCTTCACAGCCGACCAGCGCATCGACAGCTGTATCGGCGGGGTCATCTTCTTCCATGAAACCCTGTACCAGAACACAGATGACGGCACTCCATTCGCCAAGCTCATCAAAGACCGTGGCCTTGTTGTCGGCATCAAG gTGGACAAAGGTGTTGTGCCCCTTGCTGGAACAAATGGAGAGACCACCACTCAGG gtctgGACGGGCTGTCTGAGCGCTGCGCACAGTACAAGAAGGACGGTGCAGACTTTGCCAAGTGGCGCTGTGTGCTGAAGATCAGCGAGACCACCCCATCTGAGCTTTCCATCTTTGAGAATGCTAATGTTCTGGCACGATATGCTAGCATCTGTCAGCAG AATGGTATTGTTCCTATTGTGGAGCCTGAGATCCTTCCCGATGGAGACCACGACCTGAAGCGTTGCCAGTATGTCACTGAGAAG GTCCTAGCTGCAGTGTACAAGGCTCTGTCAGACCACCATGTGTACCTGGAAGGGACCCTGCTGAAGCCCAACATGGTCACAGCTGGACACTCCTGCCCCAACAAGTATAGCAGCGAGGAAATCGCCATGGCTACCGTCACTGCCCTGCGCCGCACCGTGCCTCCTGCCGtcacag gaGTGACATTCTTGTCAGGTGGCCAGTCTGAAGAAGAGGCCAGCGTGAACCTTAACTCCATTAACACCTGTCCACTGGCCAAGCCCTGGGCCCTGACTTTCTCTTATGGCCGCGCCCTGCAGGCCTCCGCCCTGAATgcatggagaggagagatgagcaACGAGAAGGCTGCCACCGAGGAGTTCATCACACGTGCTGAG gCAAATGGTAAGGCTGCGCTCGGCAAGTACGAGTCTTCTGGAACTTGTGGCGCCGCTGGAAAGTCCCTCTATGTGGCTAATCATGCCTATTAA
- the LOC141007012 gene encoding serine/arginine-rich splicing factor 1-like, protein MSGGGVVRGPAGSNDCRIYVGNLPPDIRSKDIEDLFYKYGAIRDIDLKNRRGGPPFAFVQFEDPRDSQDAVSGRDGYDYDGYRLRVEFPRSGRGGGGGGGGGGGMGPPRSRHGPPSRRSDYRVVVTGLPPSGSWQDLKDHMREAGDVCYADVYRDGTGVVEFVRKEDMSYAVRKLDNTKFRSHEGETAYISVRTDGPRSPSYGRSRSRSRSRSKSRSRSYSPRRSKGSPRYSPRRSRSRSRSRT, encoded by the exons ATGTCTGGAGGAGGTGTAGTTCGAGGACCCGCAGGGAGCAACGACTGTCGGATATACGTCGGGAATCTCCCCCCTGATATCCGTTCAAAGGACATCGAAGACTTGTTTTACAAATATGGAGCCATTCGTGATATTGATCTGAAAAACCGAAGAGGAGGACCGCCGTTTGCCTTTGTGCAGTTCGAGGACCCGAG GGATTCTCAAGATGCTGTCAGCGGCCGTGATGGCTATGACTACGATGGCTACCGCCTGCGTGTTGAGTTTCCTAGAAGTGGAAGGGgaggtggtggcggtggtggtggaggaggtggaatGGGACCCCCAAGATCAAGGCATGGTCCCCCCTCCAGACGCTCCGACTACAGGGTTGTTGTGACAG GCCTACCTCCCAGTGGAAGCTGGCAGGACCTGAAGGATCACATGCGAGAGGCAGGTGATGTATGTTATGCTGATGTGTACCGTGATGGCACCGGAGTGGTGGAGTTTGTACGCAAAGAAGACATGTCCTACGCTGTCCGTAAATTAGATAACACCAAGTTTCGCTCTCATGAG GGAGAGACGGCCTACATTTCTGTGAGGACGGATGGTCCACGCAGCCCCAGCTACGGTCGTTCCCGCTCTCGTAGCCGCAGCCGAAGCAAGAGCAGGTCACGCAGCTACTCCCCTCGTCGCAGCAAAGGCTCTCCACGCTACTCTCCCCGCCGTTCCCGCTCCCGATCTCGCTCTCGCACCTAG